Proteins encoded in a region of the Flammeovirga yaeyamensis genome:
- a CDS encoding CHAT domain-containing protein encodes MKPNSLLILCSYFLYFINTPISLAQKNKDYSPQLIHQLQEEGKIWEAKDISKQWINQSVQKYGNESIEVVIPLIVSTEQAIIRHEYSTAIKQIDRALEIMNKASGWLYPDYALALNYKAFCLLMLDQTFQAISLVDEAEMIYIKTLSKEHPDNIYCSINRAIIHQNFKEYEESEKLFIKSRIQNFNHEKERIGFENSIDDEWIQLHMANMFIASYNKNFDVIKTLTELKETYESKGRERNPSYLDLLSTIGDAYYMQGQFKLSEKHYNKCLTLRKEIFGQNHITTLKVYFKLADVYKEENKFPQSEEYFKLVVDKFDHVDGDPLLLKEAYLHLSDIYLKKGNTKTASHYLEKGEHIQSYDLELRFFELRLRGEIHLIKGEYVQSELRFTELLSIVLQEKIFFTQHYTEALCSLSELFLMVGRFSDARTLCERELAFLKRRKLDNSAVGYLVQTVLYKCELYQNPTIDITDKVVTLESDIKKLLNNSHSLLIKTQQLLGDYHFNTSSFDKAFRNYQSAEKLADALEIDVKYYIRLQIKFKKVDILNSKKEYELAYNELKTLENTFDNLSIHKPTIISKMAYTNSMLGKWDLAEKMILDAVDLKFKQLNEQLIFTSEDEKINFIHHSSAVFTYFFSLMTTDQGMRSSLMREKCYDLQVNYRKYFLKESIQRKENIKMLSKYRQKVEFTNYTNSLKKLKSQLATANFFSVEERKKIDFDCYGISDRINNLEKSLVYATYDKNDSSVLNQDLTWQSTQERLKNGEIAIEIIKLKNIIDTKVSYGAVIISKELERPKFVPIGNAKILEVDVLDYYHQIVTMKTRSLIVTDEPKRNINAYDFYWKPIRKVIDDLGIKSDKIYLSNDGIYNSINLNILTNPETKKYMIDEENIHLVMSTADIHLQKEKKVINKEIILVGDPVFQVEEVASTRGNTDENTRQAYYFNLYNLPGTAKEIQNTAELFKEHDWNVVTLNKLNATEKNVKNIHTSPYIIHLATHGFYLDQLKNPIISSPLLKSGLFFSEITFKNEKDLKEIYDEGNDGILTAYEVKGLNLKDTELLVLSACQSGVSDITSGDGISGLQYAFSIAGVNTIIMSLWSVDDYATQLLMNEFYRQWIKTKDKTVAFRLAQKEVIKTYPNPYYWGAFVMVD; translated from the coding sequence TTGAAACCTAATTCTCTACTTATACTCTGTAGTTATTTTCTTTATTTTATAAATACTCCAATCTCATTAGCACAAAAAAATAAAGACTACTCTCCCCAACTCATCCACCAGCTCCAAGAAGAAGGTAAGATTTGGGAGGCTAAAGACATATCCAAACAATGGATCAACCAATCCGTCCAAAAATATGGCAACGAAAGTATCGAAGTGGTTATCCCTTTGATCGTTTCTACCGAACAAGCCATTATCCGCCATGAATATTCCACTGCCATTAAGCAAATCGACAGAGCTTTAGAAATTATGAACAAAGCTTCTGGTTGGCTCTACCCTGACTATGCATTGGCCCTTAATTATAAAGCCTTCTGTTTACTCATGCTCGATCAGACATTTCAAGCTATTTCATTAGTCGATGAGGCTGAGATGATCTACATTAAAACTTTATCAAAAGAGCATCCCGATAATATTTATTGCTCCATCAATAGAGCCATCATACATCAGAATTTTAAAGAATATGAAGAGAGTGAAAAGCTGTTTATAAAAAGTAGAATTCAGAATTTCAATCATGAAAAAGAACGTATCGGTTTCGAAAATTCCATTGATGATGAATGGATTCAATTACACATGGCCAATATGTTTATTGCTTCTTACAACAAGAATTTTGATGTGATTAAAACACTCACCGAGTTAAAAGAGACTTATGAGTCAAAAGGGAGAGAAAGAAACCCCAGTTACCTTGATTTACTCTCTACTATAGGTGATGCATACTATATGCAAGGACAATTTAAATTGTCCGAAAAGCACTACAATAAGTGCCTAACCTTAAGAAAAGAGATATTTGGGCAAAATCATATTACCACCCTAAAAGTGTATTTCAAACTTGCAGATGTATATAAAGAGGAAAATAAATTTCCACAATCCGAAGAGTACTTTAAGTTGGTGGTCGATAAATTCGACCATGTCGATGGCGACCCTCTATTATTAAAAGAAGCCTACTTACATCTATCCGATATTTACTTAAAAAAGGGGAATACAAAAACGGCTTCCCATTACTTAGAAAAAGGGGAACACATTCAATCCTACGATCTAGAACTCCGCTTTTTCGAACTAAGACTTCGAGGAGAAATACATTTAATAAAAGGAGAATATGTGCAATCGGAATTAAGATTTACCGAGCTTCTTTCCATTGTTTTACAAGAAAAAATATTCTTCACTCAGCACTATACAGAAGCACTTTGTTCTTTATCTGAACTGTTCCTTATGGTCGGTAGATTTTCAGATGCGAGGACACTCTGTGAAAGAGAATTGGCTTTTCTTAAGCGACGAAAGCTTGATAATAGTGCTGTAGGTTATTTGGTACAGACTGTTTTGTATAAATGCGAATTGTATCAAAATCCAACAATTGATATTACCGATAAAGTGGTGACACTTGAAAGTGACATCAAAAAGTTATTAAATAACTCCCATTCTTTGTTGATTAAAACCCAACAACTATTGGGCGACTATCACTTTAACACCTCATCATTTGATAAAGCTTTCAGAAATTATCAATCAGCAGAAAAATTAGCTGATGCACTGGAGATTGATGTGAAGTATTACATCAGATTGCAAATCAAATTTAAGAAAGTAGATATTCTAAATTCAAAAAAAGAATATGAATTGGCCTATAATGAGCTCAAGACTTTAGAAAATACATTCGATAATTTATCCATTCATAAACCTACAATCATTAGTAAAATGGCCTATACCAACTCTATGCTTGGTAAATGGGATTTGGCCGAAAAAATGATTTTGGATGCGGTCGATTTAAAGTTCAAACAGTTGAACGAACAATTGATCTTTACCAGCGAGGACGAGAAAATTAATTTTATACATCATTCCAGTGCTGTATTTACTTATTTCTTTAGCTTAATGACGACAGATCAGGGCATGAGGTCTTCGCTTATGAGGGAGAAGTGTTACGACTTACAAGTCAATTACCGTAAATACTTTTTGAAGGAATCTATTCAGCGAAAAGAGAACATTAAGATGCTGAGTAAATACCGACAAAAAGTAGAATTCACCAACTATACTAACAGTTTAAAAAAACTCAAATCTCAACTAGCTACGGCTAATTTTTTCTCTGTAGAGGAAAGGAAAAAAATTGATTTCGATTGCTATGGCATTTCTGACCGAATCAATAATCTAGAGAAATCGTTGGTGTACGCTACTTATGATAAAAACGATTCTTCCGTTTTAAACCAAGACCTTACTTGGCAAAGCACACAAGAGCGTTTAAAAAATGGAGAAATAGCCATTGAAATCATTAAGCTTAAAAATATTATTGACACTAAAGTTTCCTATGGAGCCGTCATCATTTCTAAAGAGTTAGAACGCCCTAAGTTCGTCCCAATTGGTAATGCAAAGATCTTAGAGGTGGATGTTTTAGATTATTATCATCAGATAGTCACCATGAAAACAAGATCGCTGATAGTGACTGATGAACCAAAAAGAAATATCAATGCGTACGATTTTTATTGGAAACCAATCAGAAAAGTAATCGATGATCTAGGCATCAAAAGCGATAAAATCTATTTGAGTAATGATGGGATTTATAACTCCATCAATCTAAATATTCTCACCAACCCTGAGACTAAAAAATACATGATCGACGAGGAAAACATCCACCTTGTGATGAGTACAGCAGACATTCATCTTCAAAAAGAAAAGAAGGTCATCAATAAAGAAATCATATTGGTGGGCGACCCGGTTTTCCAAGTGGAGGAAGTGGCCTCGACAAGAGGAAATACAGATGAGAATACTCGTCAAGCTTATTATTTCAACCTCTATAATTTACCTGGAACAGCAAAAGAGATTCAAAACACGGCAGAATTATTTAAGGAACATGATTGGAATGTGGTGACTTTAAACAAATTGAATGCTACTGAAAAAAATGTAAAAAACATTCACACCTCTCCCTACATTATCCACTTGGCTACCCATGGTTTTTATTTGGATCAACTAAAAAATCCGATCATTAGCAGTCCTTTATTAAAATCAGGATTGTTCTTTTCGGAGATCACTTTTAAAAATGAAAAGGATCTAAAAGAGATATATGATGAGGGAAATGATGGTATACTTACGGCCTATGAGGTAAAAGGATTGAATCTAAAAGATACCGAATTATTGGTCTTGTCTGCTTGCCAAAGCGGAGTATCTGATATTACTTCAGGCGATGGTATTTCAGGCTTGCAATATGCATTTAGTATTGCCGGAGTGAACACCATCATTATGAGTTTATGGAGTGTAGATGATTACGCTACCCAGCTTTTGATGAATGAATTTTATAGACAGTGGATCAAGACGAAAGACAAAACTGTTGCCTTTCGCCTTGCCCAAAAAGAAGTGATAAAAACATATCCAAATCCTTATTATTGGGGAGCTTTTGTGATGGTGGATTAG
- a CDS encoding META domain-containing protein: protein MKLSIALLITLIVTACASTKSPKSETKTITVSAKTTECTGVGPQECLLIKEDGDTEWKNFYGKIEGFDHKVGVESVLEVAIVKVDNPPADASSLRYKLVKVVNEKQDKLMLLEGTWVISKLGDLDADPLKTYIYFDTKSNRINGYAGCNGLGGALDYDAEKDELKSGPFMSTMMFCEEVAEQERALGKILENFNKFDIDGDMITLKKDDEVLVTAKRGVNHRDLYKNWEFTFIEVVDDFNGNVPNIMISKDGDASGSGSCNNFNGKVKLDAYSYDIKVGPLMATRKMCANNEVEHVFFAKIDLVDNYQIVDGELQLLSGKQVILKAKKK, encoded by the coding sequence ATGAAACTTAGTATTGCATTACTAATTACTCTAATAGTAACTGCTTGTGCTTCAACAAAATCACCAAAATCTGAAACCAAAACGATTACTGTAAGTGCTAAAACTACAGAATGTACAGGCGTTGGGCCTCAAGAATGCTTATTAATTAAAGAAGATGGAGATACTGAATGGAAAAACTTTTACGGTAAAATCGAAGGGTTTGATCATAAAGTAGGTGTCGAATCTGTATTAGAGGTAGCGATAGTTAAAGTAGACAATCCTCCTGCAGATGCATCATCACTACGTTATAAATTAGTTAAAGTCGTGAACGAGAAACAAGATAAGCTAATGTTATTAGAGGGTACTTGGGTAATCTCTAAATTAGGCGATTTAGATGCTGATCCTTTAAAAACATATATCTATTTTGATACAAAATCGAATAGAATAAATGGTTATGCTGGTTGCAACGGCTTAGGTGGTGCTTTAGATTATGATGCTGAAAAAGATGAATTAAAATCGGGTCCATTCATGTCGACAATGATGTTCTGTGAAGAAGTAGCAGAACAAGAAAGAGCTTTAGGTAAGATCTTAGAGAACTTCAATAAATTTGATATCGATGGTGATATGATTACACTAAAAAAGGACGATGAAGTTCTTGTTACTGCAAAGCGTGGTGTAAACCATAGAGATCTTTATAAAAACTGGGAATTCACTTTCATCGAAGTTGTAGACGATTTCAATGGAAATGTCCCTAATATTATGATCAGCAAAGATGGAGACGCTAGCGGAAGCGGTAGCTGTAACAACTTTAATGGGAAAGTAAAATTAGATGCTTATTCATATGACATCAAAGTTGGACCATTAATGGCAACAAGAAAAATGTGTGCTAACAATGAAGTAGAGCACGTTTTCTTTGCTAAGATTGATCTTGTTGACAACTATCAAATTGTTGATGGTGAGTTACAATTACTTTCTGGAAAGCAAGTGATCTTAAAGGCGAAAAAGAAATAA
- a CDS encoding PfkB family carbohydrate kinase — translation MSLLTVGSVAFDAIETPFGKTDKIIGGAGTYISISSSFFTKPVNVVAVVGDDFPEEYIKTLESQGINTDGLQVKEGEKTFFWAGKYHNDMNSRDTLVTELNVLEHFDPIVPANYQDAQYVMLGNLSPQVQSTVIERLENRPKLVVMDTMNFWMDIAWDDLMKTISMVDVLSINDEEARQLSKEYSLRKAAKKIMEMGPKYLIIKKGEHGALLFHEDKVFSAPALPLEEVFDPTGAGDTFAGGFIGYLAKTDDISFDNMKKAVIYGSAMASFCVEKFGTDRLLEITEADLEARVKEFEELTVF, via the coding sequence ATGAGTTTGTTAACTGTAGGTTCTGTAGCTTTTGATGCTATCGAGACTCCTTTTGGAAAAACAGATAAAATTATCGGTGGAGCAGGTACATATATTTCTATCTCTTCATCATTCTTTACAAAGCCTGTAAATGTTGTTGCTGTAGTAGGTGATGACTTTCCTGAGGAATACATCAAAACGCTAGAAAGCCAAGGTATTAACACAGACGGTCTTCAAGTAAAAGAAGGTGAAAAAACGTTCTTCTGGGCAGGGAAATATCATAACGATATGAACTCAAGAGACACTTTGGTAACTGAATTGAATGTATTGGAGCACTTCGATCCAATCGTTCCTGCAAATTACCAAGATGCTCAATATGTAATGTTGGGTAACCTTTCTCCTCAAGTACAATCGACTGTTATCGAGCGTTTGGAAAACAGACCAAAGTTAGTTGTTATGGATACAATGAACTTCTGGATGGACATCGCTTGGGACGATCTAATGAAAACAATTTCTATGGTAGATGTTCTTTCTATCAACGATGAGGAAGCACGTCAACTTTCTAAAGAATATTCTTTAAGAAAAGCAGCAAAGAAAATCATGGAAATGGGACCAAAGTACTTGATCATCAAAAAAGGTGAGCACGGTGCATTGTTATTCCACGAAGACAAAGTATTCTCAGCGCCAGCTTTACCATTGGAAGAAGTATTCGATCCAACAGGAGCAGGTGATACTTTTGCAGGTGGCTTTATTGGTTACTTAGCAAAAACAGATGATATCTCTTTCGATAACATGAAAAAGGCAGTGATCTACGGATCAGCTATGGCCTCTTTCTGTGTGGAAAAATTCGGTACAGACCGTTTGTTAGAAATCACAGAAGCTGATTTAGAAGCGAGAGTAAAAGAATTCGAGGAACTAACAGTTTTCTAA
- a CDS encoding TatD family hydrolase has product MIYFNAHTHHPSKENELGLRNNFIQSFHSVSDEKLQSSGIHPWHIQEVDIATCFDELTQVIHQIDAVGECGLDRVIDVDWEHQKEIFIRHIDLSEKHHLPLIIHSVRSYPDVLQIKKQQKCVQPWVIHGFTGNTQTADQLIKNGCYLSFGTQFMKGHKKTIQALLDVDPNYVFFETDDAAELSIKTVYKQASALLKVEEDELISQKLEIASKIFPKIKGLL; this is encoded by the coding sequence ATGATCTATTTTAACGCACATACACATCATCCGAGTAAGGAAAATGAGCTGGGATTAAGAAATAATTTTATTCAGTCTTTCCATTCTGTTTCTGATGAAAAACTCCAATCATCGGGAATACATCCTTGGCATATACAAGAAGTAGATATAGCGACTTGCTTTGACGAATTAACTCAGGTGATACATCAAATAGATGCGGTTGGAGAATGTGGTTTAGATAGAGTGATTGATGTAGATTGGGAGCATCAAAAAGAGATTTTCATCCGGCATATTGACTTATCAGAAAAACATCATTTACCCTTAATCATTCATTCCGTTAGGAGTTATCCTGATGTTCTTCAAATAAAGAAACAACAAAAGTGTGTACAACCTTGGGTGATACATGGTTTTACTGGAAATACACAAACCGCAGATCAGCTGATAAAAAATGGATGCTACTTATCTTTTGGAACACAATTCATGAAAGGGCACAAAAAAACAATACAAGCACTACTTGATGTTGACCCTAATTATGTATTCTTCGAGACAGATGATGCTGCTGAATTATCAATTAAGACGGTATATAAACAGGCTTCTGCTTTATTAAAAGTAGAGGAAGATGAATTAATCAGCCAAAAACTTGAAATTGCTTCGAAGATTTTTCCCAAAATTAAAGGACTTCTTTAA
- a CDS encoding tRNA threonylcarbamoyladenosine dehydratase, translating into MGHWQERTELLVGTEGLDTLGKAHVLIIGVGGVGGFAAEAIGRAGVGKITLVDGDVIEQSNRNRQIAALISTDGMPKAEVIGNRIKDVNPNVDLDVQKIYLDGENIKELLLAHKYDYVIECIDTLAPKMDVIRTAIQNNIKIVSSMGAGGRMDPTQTKVARLKDTYNCQLAQKIRKRIKEKSIKRKLKVVYSPELIDKSKVKTVEGVLHKASTIGTISYMPAVFGLTCASVAIRGILED; encoded by the coding sequence ATGGGACATTGGCAAGAAAGAACTGAGCTTTTAGTGGGCACAGAAGGATTAGATACATTAGGTAAAGCACACGTATTAATTATTGGTGTAGGTGGCGTTGGTGGTTTTGCTGCTGAGGCAATTGGTAGAGCTGGCGTTGGTAAAATTACTTTGGTTGATGGAGACGTGATCGAACAAAGTAATAGAAACCGTCAGATTGCAGCCTTGATTTCTACAGACGGAATGCCAAAAGCAGAAGTGATTGGCAATAGAATTAAAGATGTAAATCCGAATGTCGACTTGGATGTTCAGAAAATCTACTTGGATGGGGAGAACATCAAAGAGTTGTTACTTGCACATAAATATGATTATGTGATCGAATGTATCGATACACTTGCTCCAAAAATGGACGTGATCAGAACAGCGATCCAAAATAATATCAAAATTGTTAGTTCAATGGGAGCAGGTGGACGAATGGATCCAACCCAAACAAAAGTGGCGCGTTTGAAGGATACATATAACTGTCAGCTAGCACAGAAAATTAGAAAGAGAATCAAAGAGAAGAGTATCAAAAGAAAGCTTAAGGTGGTGTACTCTCCCGAATTAATTGATAAATCGAAAGTGAAAACAGTGGAAGGAGTACTGCATAAAGCATCTACTATTGGAACTATTTCCTATATGCCAGCCGTTTTTGGTTTAACATGTGCTTCTGTAGCCATTCGTGGAATTTTGGAGGACTAA
- a CDS encoding 1-acyl-sn-glycerol-3-phosphate acyltransferase, which yields MIRLLFNFFYWLNGWKLNIHHIPVETMKRSVFLAAPHTTNWDAVYMVACMRKIGIKLRFAIKKDWIKFPLNIALSPMGAVGIDRSPKVAGEKRLSMVEAMANLFETNKELALVIPPEGSRSLREEWKSGFYYVALTAKVPILLAYLDYEKKEGGIIEAFEPTGDIDADMKYITKVYQEFDPKPKFPEMYSLDKRYIS from the coding sequence ATGATCAGATTATTATTCAATTTTTTTTATTGGTTAAATGGCTGGAAGTTAAACATTCATCATATACCTGTTGAAACCATGAAAAGAAGTGTCTTTTTAGCAGCCCCTCATACAACCAACTGGGACGCTGTGTACATGGTGGCTTGTATGAGAAAGATTGGTATTAAATTAAGGTTTGCCATTAAGAAAGATTGGATCAAGTTTCCTTTGAATATTGCATTAAGTCCAATGGGGGCGGTTGGAATAGATAGAAGTCCTAAAGTTGCAGGAGAAAAAAGGTTGAGTATGGTAGAAGCGATGGCCAATCTTTTTGAAACCAACAAGGAATTGGCATTAGTGATACCTCCAGAGGGGTCAAGGTCTTTAAGAGAAGAATGGAAATCGGGTTTTTACTATGTAGCATTAACTGCAAAAGTGCCTATTCTTTTAGCTTATTTAGATTATGAGAAAAAAGAAGGGGGAATTATTGAAGCTTTTGAGCCTACTGGCGATATAGACGCGGATATGAAATACATAACGAAAGTGTATCAAGAGTTCGATCCCAAACCAAAATTTCCAGAAATGTATTCTTTAGATAAAAGGTATATTTCTTAA
- the epsC gene encoding serine O-acetyltransferase EpsC: MEKIQKEIINQINKSKCMLQMPSKAKAEEFVDDMFRFLFPVVSGVEQGYYASELALIRLQGKLQELFLPIRDQFDVGCVDVTERFFDALPDIHQRLLKDAQACFDGDPAAQYIEEVILTYPGFFAIFVYRLSHQLFKCEVPIVPRLFSEYAHSKTGIDIHPGASIGDHFCIDHGTGIVVGETCNIGDHVKLYQGVTLGALSVSKDLASVKRHPTIEDHVVIYSGTTILGGDTVIGEHSIIGGNVWLTESIEPHSTVYTKASVSVRQKEKKV, from the coding sequence ATGGAAAAGATTCAAAAAGAAATCATAAATCAGATAAATAAATCGAAATGTATGTTGCAAATGCCTTCCAAAGCTAAAGCGGAAGAGTTTGTAGACGATATGTTTCGATTTTTATTTCCAGTAGTTTCTGGAGTAGAACAAGGGTATTATGCCTCAGAATTGGCATTGATACGTTTACAAGGGAAACTTCAAGAACTATTTTTACCTATTCGAGATCAGTTTGATGTGGGCTGTGTAGATGTAACAGAACGATTTTTTGATGCATTACCTGATATACATCAACGCCTATTAAAAGATGCACAGGCTTGCTTTGATGGTGACCCTGCAGCACAATACATAGAGGAGGTTATTTTAACCTATCCAGGGTTCTTTGCTATTTTTGTGTACCGTTTGAGTCATCAATTGTTTAAATGCGAAGTACCTATCGTTCCTAGATTGTTCTCTGAATATGCACACTCTAAAACAGGTATAGATATTCACCCAGGTGCAAGTATTGGCGATCATTTTTGCATTGATCATGGTACTGGTATTGTTGTAGGTGAGACGTGTAACATTGGAGACCATGTGAAATTGTATCAAGGCGTTACCTTAGGTGCTTTGAGTGTAAGCAAAGATTTGGCTTCAGTGAAGAGACATCCAACGATTGAAGATCATGTTGTGATTTATTCTGGTACTACAATTTTAGGTGGTGATACAGTTATTGGCGAACACTCTATTATTGGTGGTAATGTTTGGTTGACAGAAAGTATAGAACCACATTCTACGGTATATACAAAAGCATCTGTGAGTGTTAGACAAAAGGAAAAGAAAGTTTAG
- a CDS encoding PspA/IM30 family protein gives MFKWLKRLFGIVESETHSVLDKLENPIKQTEQGIRDLKADLSKSMQGLAEVKALNIREKKEYQSNIGNAKDFEKKAMMLLERANRGHIDPNEADRLATQALERKQQYEQRATANKTNLDNYGGMLTKMESNVHQLKSQISKWETELKTLKARATVSDASAKLNKQLSNVDSSNTIARLQKMKEKVEEKEALADSYADIASLTNKTVEDEIDSALGIGGGSTQASLGASDELLKLKARLAEKNKPNQ, from the coding sequence ATGTTTAAGTGGTTAAAAAGACTTTTTGGTATAGTAGAATCAGAAACACATTCTGTATTAGATAAATTAGAAAACCCTATTAAACAAACAGAACAAGGGATTAGAGACCTTAAAGCTGACTTATCGAAGTCCATGCAAGGTCTAGCGGAAGTGAAGGCATTAAATATTCGTGAGAAAAAAGAATATCAATCAAATATTGGGAACGCTAAAGATTTTGAGAAGAAAGCAATGATGCTTCTTGAAAGAGCTAACCGTGGTCATATTGATCCTAACGAGGCGGATCGTTTAGCTACCCAAGCTTTAGAAAGAAAACAACAATACGAACAAAGAGCCACAGCCAATAAAACCAATTTAGATAACTACGGTGGTATGTTAACTAAAATGGAAAGTAATGTACATCAATTAAAATCTCAGATTAGTAAGTGGGAAACTGAATTGAAAACATTAAAAGCTAGAGCGACTGTTAGCGATGCTTCGGCCAAATTAAATAAACAATTATCGAACGTTGATTCTTCTAATACCATTGCTCGTTTACAGAAAATGAAGGAAAAGGTAGAGGAAAAAGAAGCATTGGCTGATTCTTATGCGGATATTGCTAGTCTAACAAACAAAACCGTTGAAGATGAAATTGATTCTGCTCTAGGAATTGGAGGAGGAAGTACACAAGCCTCACTTGGCGCTTCGGATGAGTTACTAAAATTAAAAGCCAGGTTGGCGGAAAAGAATAAACCCAACCAATAA
- a CDS encoding J domain-containing protein, translating into MLVDRFKDILRSAINDQIANNPMFQDLMDKDFEKEWKKYYEEIINNNKTQQNYSYQDYDSQQSYQQGNYQQQKKAEPSLEEKHYNALEVPKGSDFATIKKAYRKMIKVYHPDLFQGDPKKQEMAQKVTLEINEAYNYFEKKLK; encoded by the coding sequence ATGTTAGTAGACCGTTTTAAAGATATCCTTCGTTCAGCAATAAATGATCAAATTGCTAACAATCCCATGTTTCAAGATTTAATGGATAAAGATTTTGAAAAAGAATGGAAGAAGTATTACGAGGAGATTATCAACAATAACAAAACTCAGCAAAATTACTCCTATCAAGATTATGATAGTCAACAAAGCTATCAGCAAGGTAATTACCAACAGCAAAAAAAGGCTGAACCTTCTTTAGAAGAGAAACATTACAATGCCTTAGAGGTGCCCAAAGGGTCTGATTTTGCCACCATAAAAAAAGCGTATAGAAAGATGATAAAAGTGTATCATCCCGATTTATTTCAAGGAGACCCCAAAAAGCAGGAGATGGCACAGAAAGTGACACTTGAAATAAATGAAGCTTACAATTACTTTGAGAAAAAATTAAAATAA